In Leifsonia sp. ZF2019, a genomic segment contains:
- a CDS encoding putative protein N(5)-glutamine methyltransferase, giving the protein MTGSEARPRPALVARLRAAGCVFAEEEAALLIQASAGSAARLELLVARRVAGEPLEPLLGWVEFAGLRLHVEPGVFVPRRRTERLAERAAAETVARAPATALDLCCGVGAIGAVIADRDPDARLVAADIDPAAVRCARVNLPHATVVEGDLFAPVPPHLRRRFDVIAVNAPYVPTGAIPSLPPEARDHEPVAALDGGDDGLDLHRRIAAEAEAWLAPDGLLLIEASADQAPASAALFAAAGFDAAIERDDERGSTLVTVRAAAPS; this is encoded by the coding sequence GTGACCGGATCCGAGGCGCGTCCCCGCCCCGCACTCGTCGCCCGGCTGCGGGCGGCGGGCTGCGTCTTCGCGGAGGAGGAGGCGGCGCTCCTGATCCAGGCCTCCGCGGGATCGGCCGCCCGTCTCGAGCTCCTTGTCGCGCGCCGGGTGGCCGGTGAGCCGCTGGAGCCGCTGCTCGGCTGGGTGGAGTTCGCCGGTCTGCGACTGCACGTCGAGCCCGGCGTCTTCGTCCCCCGGCGGCGGACCGAGAGGCTGGCGGAGCGCGCTGCAGCCGAAACCGTCGCCCGGGCGCCGGCGACCGCCCTCGACCTCTGCTGCGGCGTCGGCGCGATCGGAGCCGTGATCGCCGACCGGGACCCGGATGCCCGGCTCGTCGCGGCGGACATCGACCCGGCCGCCGTGCGCTGCGCCCGGGTCAACCTCCCGCACGCCACGGTCGTCGAGGGAGACCTGTTCGCGCCTGTGCCGCCGCACCTGCGCCGACGGTTCGATGTCATCGCGGTGAACGCCCCGTACGTCCCCACCGGCGCCATCCCGAGCCTGCCTCCCGAGGCCCGCGACCACGAGCCCGTGGCCGCCCTGGACGGCGGGGACGACGGCCTCGACCTGCATCGCCGCATCGCCGCCGAGGCGGAGGCCTGGCTCGCCCCCGACGGGCTCCTCCTCATCGAGGCGAGCGCCGACCAGGCGCCCGCGAGCGCGGCCCTCTTCGCCGCCGCCGGCTTCGACGCAGCGATCGAACGCGACGACGAACGAGGCTCGACCCTCGTCACCGTGCGGGCAGCGGCGCCCTCCTGA
- a CDS encoding flavodoxin family protein, translating into MTDSTRTLSALALVCTLKPSPAESSSQLLATQLLDELSTHGVTGTAVRVADYDVRPGVGLDEGEGDQWPQLRRQIIDSDILVIVSPTWMGHLSSIAQRVLERLDAELSETDDDGRPLVEGKVAIAGVVGNEDGAHAIIADLFQGLNDVGFTIPSQGATYWNGEAMQTVDYKDLDETPEAVAGTNATAAKNAAHLARLLAEKPY; encoded by the coding sequence ATGACAGACAGCACACGAACCCTCAGCGCTCTGGCCCTCGTCTGCACCCTCAAGCCGTCGCCGGCCGAGTCGAGCAGCCAGCTCCTCGCGACCCAGCTCCTGGACGAGCTCTCGACGCACGGCGTCACCGGGACCGCGGTGCGCGTCGCCGACTACGACGTCAGGCCGGGCGTGGGGCTCGACGAGGGCGAGGGTGATCAATGGCCGCAGCTGCGGCGTCAGATCATCGACTCCGACATCCTCGTGATCGTGTCGCCCACGTGGATGGGGCACCTCTCCTCCATCGCTCAGCGCGTGCTCGAGCGCCTCGACGCCGAGCTCTCGGAGACCGACGACGACGGCCGACCGCTCGTCGAGGGGAAGGTCGCGATCGCGGGCGTCGTGGGGAACGAGGACGGCGCGCACGCCATCATCGCCGACCTTTTCCAGGGGCTCAACGACGTCGGCTTCACCATCCCGTCGCAGGGTGCGACCTACTGGAACGGCGAGGCGATGCAGACCGTCGACTACAAGGACCTCGACGAGACCCCGGAGGCCGTGGCGGGTACCAACGCGACGGCCGCGAAGAACGCCGCGCATCTCGCGCGGCTGCTGGCCGAGAAGCCGTACTGA
- a CDS encoding FAD-dependent oxidoreductase: protein MTTSLWNDTAPVIPTDAFERDGRCDTIVVGAGLTGLATAVMLARTGMRVVVLEARAVGAVTTGGSTGKVSLLQGTTLAGIRRRTSDRVLSAYVDGNVAGQGWLLDFLDAQGTPYEVRDAVTYATTRHGIDLLDAELAALHAAGLPATRPEISELPFPVDGALALAGQAQVDPMRVLAALAAELRRLGGRLIEGERVTHVSATDPAVVTSASGRTRADHVVIATGTPILDRGLYFAKTAAERSYLGAFRVPGPIPRSMHLSAESPVRSLRQAADGDGDLLLVGGNGHPTGRADSPARKIAELTAWAEQHFPGARRTHWWAAQDYRSANHVPFVGWLPRGRGRLFLATGYGKWGMTNAVAAALSLTADLTGETIEWARVLHHRVTRPGDLAEGARINAAAGASAAAAWTVAETSPDIADAAAPAEGTGRVGRRGAEPVAVSTVGGALCAVSGVCTHLGGVVRWNDAELSWDCPLHGSRFAPDGSVLEGPATAPLAAVATPLGHAGEDQDAAPRAEG from the coding sequence ATGACGACCTCTCTGTGGAACGACACGGCCCCGGTCATCCCCACCGACGCGTTCGAGAGAGACGGCCGCTGCGACACGATCGTGGTCGGAGCCGGCCTCACCGGCCTCGCGACCGCGGTGATGCTCGCGCGCACCGGGATGCGGGTCGTCGTGCTCGAGGCGCGCGCCGTCGGCGCGGTGACGACCGGCGGATCGACGGGCAAGGTCAGCCTGTTGCAGGGCACGACCCTCGCGGGCATCCGGCGCCGCACCTCCGACCGTGTGCTCTCCGCCTACGTCGACGGCAATGTCGCCGGGCAGGGCTGGCTGCTCGACTTCCTCGACGCCCAGGGAACACCCTACGAGGTACGGGACGCGGTCACCTACGCGACCACGCGGCACGGGATCGACCTCCTCGACGCCGAGCTCGCGGCCCTCCACGCCGCTGGACTGCCGGCGACGCGACCGGAGATCTCGGAGCTGCCCTTCCCCGTCGACGGCGCCCTGGCACTCGCCGGTCAGGCACAAGTGGACCCGATGCGGGTTCTCGCCGCGCTCGCGGCCGAGCTGCGCCGGCTGGGCGGGCGACTCATCGAAGGCGAACGGGTGACGCACGTGTCGGCCACCGACCCCGCAGTCGTGACGAGCGCCTCCGGGCGCACCCGGGCCGATCACGTCGTGATCGCGACCGGCACCCCCATCCTCGACCGCGGACTCTACTTCGCGAAGACCGCCGCGGAGCGCTCGTACCTCGGCGCGTTCCGCGTGCCCGGCCCGATCCCCCGCTCCATGCACCTCTCCGCCGAGTCGCCGGTGCGGTCCCTCCGCCAGGCGGCAGACGGAGACGGCGACCTGCTGCTGGTGGGCGGCAACGGGCATCCGACCGGCCGCGCCGACTCGCCCGCCCGCAAGATCGCCGAGCTGACGGCCTGGGCGGAGCAGCACTTCCCCGGGGCGCGGCGCACACACTGGTGGGCCGCTCAGGACTACCGGTCGGCCAACCACGTGCCGTTCGTGGGCTGGCTGCCGCGCGGACGGGGGAGGCTGTTCCTCGCGACCGGGTACGGCAAGTGGGGCATGACGAACGCGGTCGCCGCCGCCCTGAGCCTCACCGCCGACCTGACCGGCGAGACCATCGAATGGGCGCGCGTGCTCCACCACCGGGTCACCAGGCCCGGGGACCTCGCCGAAGGCGCCCGCATCAACGCCGCCGCGGGCGCTTCCGCCGCCGCTGCGTGGACCGTGGCCGAGACCTCCCCCGACATCGCCGACGCTGCGGCGCCCGCTGAGGGCACCGGGAGGGTCGGCCGCCGCGGCGCAGAGCCCGTCGCGGTCTCCACGGTGGGCGGTGCGTTGTGCGCGGTGTCCGGTGTCTGCACGCACCTCGGAGGGGTCGTCCGCTGGAACGACGCGGAACTCTCCTGGGACTGTCCGCTGCACGGCTCCCGCTTCGCACCGGACGGCTCGGTGCTCGAAGGCCCGGCCACGGCTCCGCTCGCCGCAGTCGCAACGCCGCTGGGCCACGCGGGGGAGGACCAGGATGCGGCACCCCGCGCAGAAGGCTAG
- a CDS encoding DUF7218 family protein, whose product MPGRQPTLKDEELYEKLRDEGNSKEKSARISNAAAARGRKSVGRKGGESGSYDDWTVPELKKRAKELGLTGYSKKTKSELISALRDH is encoded by the coding sequence ATGCCAGGACGACAGCCGACGCTGAAGGACGAGGAGCTGTACGAGAAGCTCCGCGACGAGGGCAACTCGAAGGAGAAGTCGGCGCGCATCTCCAACGCGGCCGCGGCGCGCGGCCGGAAGTCGGTCGGCCGGAAAGGCGGCGAGTCCGGGTCGTACGACGATTGGACGGTGCCCGAGCTGAAGAAGCGTGCGAAGGAGCTCGGCCTGACGGGCTACTCGAAGAAGACGAAGAGCGAGCTCATCTCCGCGCTCCGCGATCACTGA
- a CDS encoding TetR/AcrR family transcriptional regulator, with product MTADVRSRMVDGAIRLLATRGLAGTSFSEVLEATGAPRGSIYHHFPGGKDELIGAAVDRSAQNAVALLDQRAGEPADRVAELFLDAWRLLLTRSGFEAGCALVAVTVDADTEALRERAAEAFSVWRAHLAALLARGGLREDSARRTATLLLAAAEGGVILSRAARELEPFDTVAAALLVQVRAELTP from the coding sequence GTGACCGCAGACGTCCGCTCGCGCATGGTCGACGGAGCCATCCGCCTGCTCGCGACCCGCGGGCTCGCGGGAACCTCGTTCTCGGAGGTGCTGGAGGCCACGGGAGCGCCGCGCGGCTCGATCTACCATCACTTCCCCGGAGGCAAGGACGAACTCATCGGCGCGGCCGTCGACCGCTCCGCCCAGAACGCGGTCGCCCTGCTGGATCAGCGTGCGGGCGAACCCGCGGACCGCGTCGCCGAGCTGTTCCTCGACGCCTGGCGACTGCTCCTCACCCGCTCGGGCTTCGAGGCGGGCTGTGCGCTCGTGGCCGTGACCGTCGATGCGGACACGGAAGCTCTGCGGGAACGCGCCGCGGAGGCCTTCTCCGTGTGGCGCGCGCATCTGGCCGCCCTGCTCGCGCGCGGCGGCTTGCGGGAGGACTCCGCCCGGCGCACGGCGACGCTCCTGCTCGCCGCAGCGGAGGGTGGTGTCATCCTCAGCCGGGCGGCCCGAGAGCTCGAACCCTTCGACACCGTCGCGGCCGCATTGCTCGTCCAGGTGCGGGCCGAGCTGACCCCCTGA
- a CDS encoding tautomerase family protein → MPMIDVYAPASLFPADADENLVDALTHAVLRAEGVAQPGPFHLDNTAAFIHRLPEPAIGTAATPAAPVVRVQIVTPPASLDREGQRTITREATEIVQAAAGADVRTWVILTEAAEGGWGIQGTAFGAEEFAALARAAAAAADA, encoded by the coding sequence ATGCCCATGATCGACGTCTACGCACCCGCGTCGCTGTTCCCCGCCGACGCGGACGAAAACCTGGTCGACGCGCTCACCCACGCCGTGCTCCGCGCCGAGGGCGTCGCACAGCCGGGTCCGTTCCACCTCGACAACACGGCGGCGTTCATCCACCGACTCCCTGAGCCGGCGATCGGAACGGCGGCCACACCGGCGGCACCGGTCGTCCGGGTGCAGATCGTGACGCCTCCCGCCTCGCTCGACCGGGAGGGACAGCGAACCATCACCCGGGAGGCGACCGAGATCGTCCAGGCCGCAGCAGGCGCGGACGTGCGCACCTGGGTCATCCTCACCGAAGCCGCGGAGGGCGGCTGGGGCATCCAGGGAACGGCGTTCGGAGCCGAGGAGTTCGCGGCTCTCGCCCGGGCGGCGGCCGCAGCGGCGGACGCCTGA
- a CDS encoding M1 family metallopeptidase, which produces MEPRNTPTRRRLARSLAAVSAAALIGATQIPLATAASAADGTPGATAIGDSLFRGIGNGGYDVTHYDVSLAFNPDKSITATTVISATATQALSSFSLDFEGLTVSSVLVNGTPAAFTRTSDPSISSYKLVITPTSTLTGAFTVAVAYAGTPVTHVDPDDSSEGWVATSDGATALGQPVGNMTWLPSNNTPADKATYDITIDAPTTIDGVSAAAVSNGELVSKTPSSDGTRTSWHWRQSRPMATELAMITIGKYLVYESDIALAVSGRTIHEWTFVDPAVSTANQATIQTRRAALPEILNYLESKYGAYPGGSTGFVVDITSLGYALETQDRPYFERSVSANTFIHELAHQWFGDSVTPADWNSIWLNEGPATFIPTQYNQDHGSATTTASTLFGTWNSTAASSARWTIPPAAMTDPADLFDWQVYTRGAMTLEALRQSVGQAAFDGIMKTWVQRYAGQSKTTEDFIALAQELSGRDLTAFFQDWVYDADKPAWPSVWTLGLASDPADGQVAPGQTLTYTLTAANTGQIALSGATASVDLADLLDDAAIDPATLPAELALNGTTLTWSVPDTATGATASIAFEAVVSATSSGGTLAVTASAGALGASCATCASTLSTPVIPEPDPIEEGDLTDATRGPVRVPDTAVPGSTVNVTIIGGANEGETVTPVLFSAPRALANAVVEGGAFSVTIPADAPLGAHKLAVVDAQGALIGWDDLTLVAAAGSDDPGSPSTGTAGGDALASTGSSVALPLGIAGAVLLAGVAALLVAAWRRRVSARIVVEGSEQE; this is translated from the coding sequence TTGGAACCCCGGAACACCCCCACGCGACGGAGGCTGGCGCGCTCGCTGGCCGCCGTCTCCGCGGCCGCGCTGATCGGCGCGACCCAGATCCCTCTCGCCACCGCGGCCTCGGCCGCCGACGGAACGCCGGGCGCGACCGCCATCGGCGACTCGCTCTTCCGCGGCATCGGCAACGGCGGCTACGACGTCACGCACTACGACGTCTCCCTCGCCTTCAATCCCGACAAGTCGATCACGGCGACGACCGTCATCAGCGCGACGGCCACGCAGGCGCTCTCCTCGTTCTCCCTCGACTTCGAGGGCCTGACGGTGTCGTCCGTGCTGGTGAACGGCACGCCCGCCGCCTTCACGCGCACCAGCGACCCGAGCATCAGCTCCTACAAGCTCGTCATCACGCCGACCTCGACCCTCACCGGCGCCTTCACGGTGGCGGTGGCGTACGCGGGCACCCCGGTCACCCACGTGGACCCGGACGACTCGAGCGAGGGATGGGTCGCCACATCGGACGGGGCCACCGCGCTCGGCCAGCCGGTCGGGAACATGACGTGGCTCCCGAGCAACAACACGCCCGCCGACAAGGCCACCTACGACATCACGATCGACGCGCCCACGACGATCGACGGCGTCTCGGCCGCGGCCGTCAGCAACGGCGAGCTGGTCTCCAAGACCCCGAGCAGCGACGGCACCCGCACCTCCTGGCACTGGCGGCAGAGCCGGCCGATGGCCACGGAGCTCGCGATGATCACCATCGGCAAGTACCTGGTCTACGAGTCGGACATCGCCCTCGCGGTCAGCGGCCGCACGATCCACGAGTGGACGTTCGTCGATCCGGCCGTCAGCACCGCGAACCAGGCGACCATCCAGACCCGCCGAGCGGCGCTGCCCGAGATCCTCAACTACCTCGAGTCGAAGTACGGCGCCTACCCCGGCGGCAGCACCGGCTTCGTCGTCGACATCACGAGCCTCGGATATGCGCTCGAGACCCAGGACCGCCCGTACTTCGAGCGGTCGGTCTCCGCGAACACCTTCATCCACGAGCTCGCGCACCAGTGGTTCGGCGACTCGGTGACGCCGGCCGACTGGAACAGCATCTGGCTCAACGAGGGTCCCGCCACCTTCATCCCGACCCAGTACAACCAGGACCACGGCAGCGCGACGACCACCGCCTCCACCCTCTTCGGCACCTGGAACTCGACGGCCGCGAGCAGCGCCCGCTGGACCATCCCGCCGGCGGCGATGACGGACCCGGCCGATCTGTTCGACTGGCAGGTGTACACGCGCGGTGCGATGACGCTGGAGGCGCTCCGGCAGTCCGTCGGCCAGGCCGCCTTCGACGGCATCATGAAGACGTGGGTGCAGCGGTACGCCGGACAGAGCAAGACGACGGAGGACTTCATCGCCCTCGCCCAGGAGCTCTCGGGACGCGACCTGACCGCGTTCTTCCAGGACTGGGTGTACGACGCCGACAAGCCGGCGTGGCCGTCCGTCTGGACCCTCGGGCTCGCGTCCGACCCTGCCGACGGGCAGGTCGCCCCCGGCCAGACGCTGACGTACACGCTCACGGCGGCCAACACAGGGCAGATCGCGCTGAGCGGCGCGACGGCATCCGTCGACCTCGCCGACCTGCTGGACGACGCCGCGATCGACCCCGCGACGCTGCCCGCCGAGCTCGCCCTGAACGGCACGACGCTCACCTGGAGCGTGCCGGACACGGCGACGGGGGCCACGGCTTCCATCGCGTTCGAGGCCGTCGTCTCCGCGACCTCCTCGGGCGGCACGCTCGCCGTCACCGCGTCCGCCGGTGCGCTGGGCGCCAGTTGCGCGACCTGCGCCTCCACACTGAGCACTCCGGTGATCCCGGAGCCGGACCCGATCGAGGAAGGCGACCTGACGGACGCCACCCGCGGGCCGGTGCGCGTTCCCGACACGGCGGTGCCGGGAAGCACGGTGAATGTCACGATCATCGGCGGTGCGAACGAGGGCGAGACCGTCACTCCGGTGCTCTTCTCGGCCCCGCGGGCGCTTGCGAACGCCGTCGTCGAGGGTGGCGCCTTCTCCGTCACCATTCCGGCGGATGCGCCCCTCGGCGCTCACAAGCTGGCAGTGGTCGACGCGCAGGGCGCGCTGATCGGCTGGGACGACCTGACACTCGTCGCGGCGGCCGGCTCCGACGACCCGGGGTCGCCCTCGACCGGGACGGCGGGCGGCGATGCTCTCGCCAGCACCGGGTCGTCCGTGGCGCTCCCGCTCGGCATCGCCGGCGCGGTGCTGCTCGCCGGGGTCGCGGCCCTTCTCGTCGCCGCCTGGCGCCGCCGCGTGTCCGCCCGGATCGTGGTCGAGGGCTCTGAGCAGGAGTAG
- a CDS encoding DUF7882 family protein, translating to MGKLLYGSGQEYDLDDRVLSHVKLAIVAKLRRHESFLLNWDVPVEQGSGRVSLWISREVPLAFHFSGSRPPAINTQWLEALMHTSQRTGGMVVMAEDEIGQHLPG from the coding sequence ATGGGAAAACTCCTCTACGGCTCAGGTCAGGAATACGACCTGGACGATCGCGTGCTGAGTCACGTCAAGCTCGCGATCGTGGCCAAGCTGCGCCGGCACGAGAGCTTCCTCCTCAACTGGGACGTGCCGGTCGAGCAGGGCTCCGGCCGGGTCTCCCTCTGGATCAGCCGCGAGGTGCCGCTGGCCTTCCACTTCAGCGGCAGCCGCCCTCCGGCGATCAACACCCAGTGGCTGGAGGCCCTCATGCACACCTCGCAGCGCACCGGCGGCATGGTCGTCATGGCCGAGGACGAGATCGGGCAGCACCTGCCGGGCTGA
- a CDS encoding alpha-mannosidase, producing the protein MHDDIPLTTGRARRVLDERILPAVHGVSVPLEVAWNALPGEPIPPAEGLALDYAPYALGTPWGPAWGTTWFRLTGTVPAEWAGRRVEVVADLGFDANMPGFQCEGLVYRADGSPVKSLNPRNQWILIAEEAVGGETVELYVEAAANPVLLDYHPFLPTREGDILTSSRAPLYTTRRIDVAVFESEVHELALDVEVLLELQAELPEGPRRMRILQALDDALDTLDLQRIPETAAAARAALVPALSAPADASAHRISAIGHAHIDSAWLWPVRETVRKVARTTSSMTDLIDQTDDFLYGMSSAQQYAWVKEHRPEVWTRIVAAVAAGRFLPLGGMWVESDTVMPTGEALVRQFTQGQRFFREEFGIAPKGVWLPDSFGYSPALPQLMRRAGFEWFFTQKISWNQVNTFPHHTFLWEGIDGSQVFSHFPPMDTYNSRLAGEEVAKASRQFRENRRATGSIAPVGWGDGGGGTTREMVGKAARLADLEGSARVRWEHPDAFFDRARAELPAPPVWVGELYLELHRATLTSQHRTKQGNRRAEHLLVEAEVWCSAAALRTGEPYPYERLDALWRQVLLLQFHDILPGTSIAWVHREAAATYAQVVSELQGLIRTALSALVGEGDMPLVANPASAALGTVAPYGIASSGDGDPAVRLAETAEGFVLENALVRVAVSREGLVTSAVDLATGRDAVAPGHEANLLQLHQDFPNMWDAWDVDRFYRNRVEDIRSVDAIDAEVGSDGVARVVVRRSFSASTVEQTLSLAPASRTLEIAQSTDWHETEKFLKVAFPLDVRAEHTIAETQFGAQKRVTHTNTSWEAAKFETSMHRFVLVEEPGFGVALVNDSVYGYDTERAVTDGDVVTTLRLSLLRAPRFPDPETDQGVQTHRYGLLIGATLASATDAGILLNQDARPLTGGREVAPLVTVEGGAVLSAVKLADDGSGDLVVRLYEPAGQRATARLRVDAAVTGAHTATLLEEPLAGLETAVDGSFDLALSPFEVRTLRFAPVVR; encoded by the coding sequence ATGCACGACGACATCCCCCTCACCACGGGCCGCGCCCGCCGCGTGCTCGACGAGCGCATCCTCCCCGCCGTGCACGGCGTCTCCGTGCCGCTCGAGGTCGCCTGGAACGCGCTGCCCGGTGAGCCCATCCCGCCGGCCGAGGGCCTGGCCCTGGACTACGCGCCGTATGCGCTCGGGACCCCGTGGGGGCCGGCCTGGGGCACGACCTGGTTCCGGCTGACCGGCACGGTGCCCGCGGAGTGGGCGGGCCGTCGTGTGGAGGTGGTGGCCGACCTCGGCTTCGACGCGAACATGCCGGGGTTCCAGTGCGAGGGTCTCGTCTACCGCGCCGACGGCTCCCCGGTGAAGTCACTCAACCCCCGCAACCAGTGGATCCTCATCGCGGAGGAGGCCGTGGGCGGCGAGACCGTCGAGCTGTACGTGGAGGCGGCGGCCAACCCGGTGCTGCTCGACTACCACCCGTTCCTGCCGACGCGGGAGGGCGACATCCTGACCTCGTCGCGCGCTCCGCTTTACACGACCCGGCGCATCGACGTGGCCGTCTTCGAGTCGGAGGTGCACGAGCTGGCGCTGGATGTCGAGGTGCTGCTGGAGCTGCAGGCCGAGCTGCCGGAGGGGCCGCGCCGCATGCGCATCCTGCAGGCGCTCGACGACGCGCTCGACACGCTCGATCTGCAGCGCATTCCCGAGACGGCTGCCGCAGCACGTGCGGCGCTCGTCCCCGCGCTCTCCGCGCCGGCCGACGCGTCCGCCCACCGGATCTCCGCCATCGGCCACGCCCACATCGACTCGGCCTGGCTCTGGCCGGTCCGCGAGACCGTGCGCAAGGTGGCACGGACCACGTCGTCCATGACGGACCTGATCGACCAGACCGACGACTTCCTCTACGGGATGTCGAGCGCGCAGCAGTACGCGTGGGTGAAGGAGCACCGGCCCGAGGTGTGGACGCGCATCGTGGCCGCGGTCGCCGCCGGGCGTTTCCTCCCGCTGGGCGGCATGTGGGTGGAGTCCGACACGGTGATGCCGACCGGGGAGGCCCTGGTGCGGCAGTTCACCCAGGGGCAGCGGTTCTTCCGCGAGGAGTTCGGGATCGCCCCGAAGGGCGTGTGGCTGCCGGACAGCTTCGGCTACTCGCCCGCCCTTCCCCAGCTGATGCGCCGGGCCGGGTTCGAGTGGTTCTTCACCCAGAAGATCTCGTGGAACCAGGTCAACACGTTCCCGCACCACACCTTCCTCTGGGAGGGGATCGACGGTTCCCAGGTGTTCTCGCACTTCCCGCCGATGGACACCTACAACTCGCGGCTCGCCGGCGAGGAGGTCGCGAAGGCGTCGCGGCAGTTCCGCGAGAACCGCCGCGCGACGGGGTCGATCGCCCCGGTCGGCTGGGGCGACGGCGGGGGCGGGACCACCCGCGAGATGGTCGGCAAGGCCGCGCGTCTGGCCGACCTCGAGGGCAGCGCCCGCGTGCGCTGGGAGCACCCCGACGCCTTCTTCGACCGTGCGCGCGCCGAACTTCCCGCTCCCCCGGTGTGGGTCGGCGAGCTCTACCTCGAGCTGCACCGCGCGACGCTCACGTCGCAGCACCGCACCAAGCAGGGGAACCGCCGCGCCGAGCACCTGCTCGTCGAGGCCGAGGTGTGGTGCTCGGCCGCCGCTCTCCGAACGGGCGAGCCGTACCCCTACGAACGGCTGGACGCGCTGTGGCGGCAGGTGCTGCTGCTGCAGTTCCACGACATCCTGCCCGGCACCTCCATCGCCTGGGTGCACCGGGAGGCCGCCGCCACCTACGCGCAGGTCGTGTCCGAGCTGCAGGGTCTCATCCGAACCGCTCTGAGCGCCCTCGTCGGCGAGGGCGACATGCCGCTCGTGGCCAACCCGGCGTCGGCCGCGCTCGGAACGGTCGCGCCGTACGGGATCGCCTCATCGGGCGACGGCGACCCCGCCGTGCGCCTCGCCGAGACCGCGGAGGGCTTCGTGCTGGAGAACGCGCTCGTGCGCGTCGCCGTGTCCCGGGAGGGGCTCGTCACCTCCGCCGTCGACCTCGCCACAGGCCGCGACGCGGTCGCGCCCGGACACGAGGCGAACCTCCTGCAACTGCACCAGGACTTCCCGAACATGTGGGACGCGTGGGATGTGGACCGCTTCTACCGCAACCGTGTCGAGGACATCCGCTCCGTCGACGCGATCGACGCGGAGGTCGGCAGCGACGGCGTCGCCCGCGTCGTCGTCCGGAGGTCGTTCTCCGCGTCGACGGTCGAGCAGACGCTGTCGCTCGCGCCGGCCTCGCGGACGCTCGAGATCGCCCAGTCGACCGACTGGCACGAGACGGAGAAGTTCCTCAAGGTCGCCTTCCCGCTCGATGTCCGTGCCGAGCACACCATCGCCGAGACGCAGTTCGGGGCGCAGAAGCGGGTGACGCACACGAACACGTCGTGGGAGGCCGCGAAGTTCGAGACGTCGATGCACCGCTTCGTGCTCGTCGAGGAGCCCGGTTTCGGCGTCGCCCTCGTCAACGACTCGGTCTACGGCTACGACACGGAACGCGCGGTGACCGACGGCGACGTGGTCACGACGCTGCGCCTCTCGCTGCTGCGCGCCCCGCGCTTCCCGGACCCCGAGACGGATCAGGGCGTCCAGACGCACCGGTACGGCCTCCTGATCGGAGCGACCCTGGCGAGCGCGACCGACGCGGGCATCCTGCTCAACCAGGACGCGCGTCCCCTCACCGGCGGCCGGGAGGTGGCTCCGCTCGTGACGGTGGAGGGCGGCGCCGTGCTCTCCGCGGTGAAGCTGGCGGACGACGGGAGCGGCGACCTCGTGGTCCGCCTGTACGAGCCGGCCGGGCAGCGCGCCACGGCACGGCTCCGGGTGGATGCGGCGGTGACCGGCGCGCACACCGCGACGCTGCTCGAGGAGCCCCTCGCCGGCTTGGAGACCGCCGTCGACGGGTCGTTCGACCTCGCGCTCTCGCCGTTCGAGGTGCGGACGCTGCGCTTCGCGCCTGTCGTACGCTGA